In Acidobacteriota bacterium, one DNA window encodes the following:
- a CDS encoding thiamine pyrophosphate-dependent enzyme, whose protein sequence is MVTLRELSAIEDGFVAGHGLCPGCAIPVILRILLRATNDPVIVSNATGCLEVCSSMFPLNSWRIPWIHSAFENTAATAAGLESMYRALVRRGKISGNKNIKFLAIGGDGGTYDIGFQALSGAMERGHKILYVCYDNQIYANTGGQRSSATPLGASATTSPAGTASYGKVQWRKDLTKIIAAHNVAYAAQGAPSRWQDLYNKAKKAFEADGPSFLNVLTACPTEWKTDPDQSIRLTQLAVDTCFWPLWEYDNGKYRITYFPKDKKPVSEWLKVQGRFKHLFLEENRYVLEEIQKRVDEEWERLNKLVSP, encoded by the coding sequence ATGGTTACATTGAGAGAACTTTCCGCTATTGAAGATGGATTTGTTGCTGGTCATGGTCTTTGCCCGGGGTGTGCAATTCCAGTAATCCTGAGAATTTTATTGAGAGCAACCAATGATCCTGTAATAGTATCTAATGCAACAGGGTGTCTTGAAGTTTGCTCATCCATGTTTCCATTGAATTCCTGGAGAATACCATGGATTCATTCGGCATTTGAAAATACCGCAGCAACAGCAGCAGGGCTTGAATCGATGTACAGAGCATTGGTGAGAAGAGGAAAAATCTCAGGAAATAAAAATATTAAATTTCTTGCCATTGGAGGGGATGGAGGAACTTACGACATAGGATTTCAGGCTCTTTCAGGAGCAATGGAAAGAGGGCACAAAATTCTTTATGTTTGTTACGACAATCAAATTTATGCAAATACCGGTGGTCAGCGTTCCTCAGCAACTCCATTGGGAGCATCAGCAACAACATCACCCGCAGGAACAGCTTCATATGGAAAAGTTCAGTGGAGAAAAGATTTGACGAAAATAATTGCAGCCCACAATGTTGCATATGCAGCCCAGGGAGCTCCTTCCAGGTGGCAGGACCTATACAATAAAGCAAAAAAGGCATTTGAAGCAGATGGGCCTTCATTTTTAAATGTACTTACCGCCTGCCCAACAGAATGGAAGACAGACCCTGATCAAAGTATCAGATTAACCCAACTTGCAGTGGACACCTGTTTCTGGCCTCTCTGGGAATATGATAACGGTAAATACAGAATCACATATTTTCCAAAAGATAAAAAACCAGTATCTGAATGGTTAAAGGTTCAGGGAAGGTTTAAGCATCTTTTCCTGGAAGAGAATCGATATGTACTTGAAGAGATTCAGAAAAGAGTGGATGAGGAGTGGGAAAGATTGAACAAGCTCGTCTCCCCCTAA